A portion of the Candidatus Poribacteria bacterium genome contains these proteins:
- a CDS encoding Gfo/Idh/MocA family oxidoreductase: MDKSYNVAIVGCGGISHMHAGWYVNEPRASLTAIADINAEGLKAYGEQYGVEKQYTDYIEMLETEEIDLVSVCTRPKLHAPVAIEVAKRGVKGILSEKPMAENLGQAREMLETCS; encoded by the coding sequence ATGGATAAAAGCTACAACGTTGCAATAGTTGGGTGCGGTGGGATTTCTCACATGCACGCTGGATGGTATGTGAATGAACCGAGGGCTTCTCTGACTGCGATTGCCGATATTAATGCAGAGGGGTTGAAAGCGTATGGTGAGCAGTACGGTGTCGAAAAGCAGTATACCGATTACATTGAGATGCTCGAAACGGAAGAGATCGATCTGGTTTCCGTGTGTACGCGTCCGAAACTGCATGCCCCGGTTGCAATTGAGGTTGCGAAACGGGGTGTGAAAGGGATTCTATCTGAAAAGCCGATGGCGGAGAACCTCGGACAGGCGCGGGAGATGCTTGAAACCTGTTC
- a CDS encoding HAD family hydrolase, which yields MIKVVFFDLDGTLCDSDTAWDIAQRDMFQLFRKHYPDVSEESLTAAWGTVHQELFQQLNAGKCSMAEVRDSRFQCLFAELDLPTNSVMEEINDFFCSRYLTSLHLYEDVTVLEELHAYHVGIITNGAHDEHTDSQLSKVRHLGLSERIQSLTISDEIGIRKPKVGIFKVACERAEVSLEEAMFIGDSVQNDIVGANQAGMTSVHINRTSSKLIPKMADEQPDYSISNLYDVLSCL from the coding sequence GTGATTAAAGTAGTCTTTTTTGACCTTGACGGCACGCTCTGCGACTCCGATACGGCATGGGACATCGCTCAAAGAGATATGTTTCAACTTTTCCGCAAGCATTATCCAGATGTTTCGGAAGAGTCTCTTACAGCGGCATGGGGAACCGTCCATCAAGAACTTTTTCAGCAACTCAACGCTGGAAAATGCTCTATGGCAGAAGTGAGAGATTCTCGTTTTCAGTGTTTATTTGCGGAATTGGATTTGCCCACAAATAGCGTTATGGAAGAGATAAATGACTTCTTCTGTTCACGTTATCTCACAAGTTTGCATCTTTACGAAGATGTCACCGTTCTTGAGGAACTACACGCATACCATGTTGGTATCATTACGAACGGTGCCCACGATGAGCATACTGACAGTCAACTTTCTAAAGTCCGCCACCTTGGACTCAGTGAACGTATTCAATCGCTAACAATTTCCGATGAAATCGGTATCAGAAAACCGAAGGTTGGAATTTTCAAAGTGGCTTGTGAGCGCGCAGAGGTTTCACTGGAAGAGGCTATGTTCATCGGGGATTCCGTTCAGAATGACATCGTTGGTGCCAACCAAGCAGGCATGACAAGCGTTCACATCAATCGGACATCAAGTAAACTGATACCAAAAATGGCAGATGAACAACCGGACTACTCAATCTCGAATCTATATGATGTTTTGTCCTGCTTATAG